In Streptomyces canus, one DNA window encodes the following:
- a CDS encoding amino acid ABC transporter permease — MTDKIDKEPADTPPRASLAPETIKAIPVRHYGRYVSAVIVLALVALLVNAFATAEKIQWSAVGDKLFDSTVLAGAGRTLLISVLAMIVGVVLGVVLAVMRLSKNPVTSWVAWFYIWFFRGTPVYVQLLLWFNLALIFPMLNLGPIYKDEMTDVMTPFMCALLGLGLNEAAYMAEICRAGLMAVDEGQTEAAHALGMSHAKTLRRIVIPQAMRVIVPPTGNEFINMLKTSSLVYAVTYNELLRATSTIGSTSYAVMEMLFVASIWYLVMTSVFSVFQYYLERRFARGSSRSLPPTPWQKIRVNLMAFSRERGV, encoded by the coding sequence GTGACTGACAAGATCGACAAGGAGCCTGCGGACACACCGCCGCGGGCCTCCCTCGCACCGGAGACCATCAAGGCCATCCCGGTCCGCCACTACGGCCGCTACGTCAGCGCGGTCATCGTGCTGGCGCTGGTGGCCCTGCTGGTCAACGCGTTCGCCACCGCCGAGAAGATCCAGTGGAGCGCGGTCGGCGACAAGCTGTTCGACTCCACGGTCCTCGCCGGTGCCGGCCGCACCCTGCTGATCAGCGTCCTCGCGATGATCGTGGGCGTGGTCCTCGGCGTCGTGCTGGCCGTGATGCGGCTCTCCAAGAACCCGGTGACGAGCTGGGTGGCCTGGTTCTACATCTGGTTCTTCCGCGGAACTCCGGTCTACGTCCAGCTGCTGCTGTGGTTCAACCTGGCGCTGATCTTCCCGATGCTGAATCTCGGTCCGATCTACAAGGACGAGATGACGGACGTGATGACCCCGTTCATGTGCGCCCTGCTGGGCCTCGGCCTGAACGAGGCGGCGTACATGGCGGAGATCTGCCGCGCCGGTCTGATGGCCGTCGACGAGGGACAGACCGAGGCCGCGCACGCGCTCGGCATGAGCCACGCCAAGACGCTGCGCCGGATCGTGATCCCGCAGGCGATGCGGGTGATCGTGCCGCCGACGGGCAACGAGTTCATCAACATGCTGAAGACCTCGTCGCTGGTGTACGCGGTGACGTACAACGAACTGCTGCGCGCCACCTCGACGATCGGCTCGACGTCGTACGCCGTCATGGAGATGCTGTTCGTGGCCTCCATCTGGTACCTGGTCATGACCAGCGTGTTCAGCGTCTTCCAGTACTACCTGGAGCGCCGTTTCGCCCGCGGTTCGTCCCGGAGCCTGCCGCCGACGCCGTGGCAGAAGATCAGGGTCAACCTGATGGCCTTCAGTCGCGAAAGGGGCGTGTGA
- a CDS encoding helix-turn-helix domain-containing protein has protein sequence MTEATDLAERAGDRDPRVGLRAVAALRRLLEQLESLQVRSARHQGWSWQEIAAELGVSRQAVHKKYGRH, from the coding sequence ATGACCGAAGCAACGGATCTCGCCGAGCGCGCCGGTGATCGCGATCCCCGGGTCGGACTGCGTGCCGTCGCCGCACTGCGCAGGCTGCTGGAGCAGCTGGAGTCGCTGCAGGTGCGCAGCGCGCGCCATCAGGGCTGGTCGTGGCAGGAGATCGCCGCGGAACTCGGAGTGAGCAGGCAGGCCGTGCACAAGAAGTACGGGAGGCATTGA
- the sodX gene encoding nickel-type superoxide dismutase maturation protease: protein MPELSQETERERSLLPFVGVAEVTGPSMVPTLQHGDQLVVHWGARVGPGDIVVLRHPFQQDLLVVKRAVERREGGWWVLGDNAFAGGDSTDYGVVPEDLVLGKARLRYRPLKPGQRSPLAAARWALSAVRPVFPDRSASRRLRAR, encoded by the coding sequence ATGCCGGAGCTGTCGCAGGAGACCGAGCGGGAGAGGTCGTTGCTGCCCTTCGTGGGAGTGGCCGAGGTGACCGGGCCGTCGATGGTGCCCACGCTCCAGCACGGTGACCAACTCGTGGTGCACTGGGGGGCCAGGGTCGGTCCCGGTGACATCGTGGTCCTGCGGCATCCGTTCCAGCAGGACCTGCTCGTCGTCAAGCGGGCCGTCGAGCGGCGTGAGGGCGGCTGGTGGGTGCTCGGGGACAACGCGTTCGCGGGCGGTGACAGCACGGACTACGGCGTCGTCCCGGAGGACCTCGTGCTGGGCAAGGCCCGGCTGCGTTACCGGCCGCTCAAGCCGGGTCAGCGCTCGCCGCTGGCCGCCGCGCGCTGGGCGCTGTCGGCCGTGCGGCCCGTCTTCCCCGACCGGTCGGCCTCCAGGCGTTTGCGGGCCCGGTAG
- a CDS encoding PadR family transcriptional regulator gives MPPVFAHGRLRLYLLKLLDEAPRHGYEVIRLLEERFQGLYAPSAGTVYPRLAKLEAEGLVTHTTEGGRKVYAITDAGRAELADRSGELADLELEIRDSVAELAAEIRADVRGAAGDLRREMRAAATQARRGGGAKETGEHEGPFGDFTEYADKEAWRTAKEEMRRVKQEWKEQARRAKDESRRAREEAQRARRQAKEAQDRAREQAQEEVQRIAKRVQEQVQDHFARGDWPTGVREGLTELAKEFGEFGKDYGKEFGKDFGFGRGGAKSEKAEGTPTGPQYSHTPEDFPAEYEPSWAHEDSTGDPARDLDRLLDRFRDDIRDAARDHGITPDQLRDARRHLSTAAARIGALLRAPKA, from the coding sequence ATGCCTCCCGTCTTCGCCCACGGCCGCCTCCGTCTCTATCTGTTGAAGCTGCTGGACGAGGCCCCACGCCACGGTTACGAGGTGATCCGGCTCCTGGAGGAGCGTTTCCAGGGCCTGTACGCCCCCTCGGCGGGCACCGTCTACCCCCGGCTGGCCAAGCTGGAGGCGGAGGGCCTGGTCACCCACACCACGGAGGGCGGCCGCAAGGTCTACGCCATCACGGACGCGGGCCGCGCCGAGCTGGCCGACCGCAGCGGCGAACTGGCCGACCTGGAGCTGGAGATCCGCGACTCGGTCGCCGAGCTCGCCGCCGAGATCCGGGCCGATGTGCGTGGCGCGGCGGGTGATCTGCGGCGCGAGATGCGGGCTGCCGCGACGCAGGCGCGCCGTGGCGGTGGCGCCAAGGAAACCGGCGAACACGAGGGCCCCTTCGGGGACTTCACGGAATACGCCGACAAGGAGGCGTGGCGCACCGCCAAGGAGGAGATGCGCCGCGTCAAGCAGGAGTGGAAGGAGCAGGCCCGGCGCGCCAAGGACGAGAGCCGCCGCGCCCGCGAGGAGGCCCAGCGGGCCCGCCGTCAGGCCAAGGAGGCCCAGGACCGGGCCCGGGAGCAGGCGCAGGAGGAGGTGCAGCGCATCGCCAAGCGCGTACAGGAGCAGGTGCAGGACCACTTCGCGCGCGGCGACTGGCCGACGGGGGTGCGCGAGGGGCTGACCGAACTGGCCAAGGAGTTCGGCGAGTTCGGGAAGGACTACGGCAAGGAGTTCGGGAAGGACTTCGGCTTCGGCCGGGGCGGCGCGAAGTCCGAGAAGGCCGAGGGGACGCCAACCGGGCCCCAGTACTCGCACACCCCGGAGGACTTCCCCGCCGAGTACGAACCCTCCTGGGCCCACGAGGACTCCACCGGCGACCCGGCCCGCGACCTGGACCGTCTGCTGGACCGCTTCCGCGACGACATCCGCGACGCGGCCCGCGACCACGGCATCACGCCCGACCAGCTGCGCGACGCTCGTCGGCACCTGTCGACGGCGGCGGCCCGCATAGGAGCACTGCTGCGGGCGCCGAAGGCATGA
- a CDS encoding zinc-binding dehydrogenase: MFAVYAARIDRDNPLSGLESGERPAPEARPGWSVVDVKAASLNHHDLWSLRGVGLAEDKLPMILGCDAAGVDEDGNEVVLHSVIGQSGHGIGPKEPRSILTERYQGTFAEQVAVPTWNILPKPKELSFAEAACLPTAWLTAYRMLFTNAGVRPGDSVLVQGAGGGVATAAIVLGKAAGLRVFATSRDEAKRKRAVELGAVEALESGARLPQRVDAVIETVGAATWSHSVKSLKPGGTVVISGATSGDRPSHAELTRIFFLELKVVGSTMGTKDELEDLLAFCAATGVRPVIDEVLPMDRAREGFQRVESGEQFGKVVLTNG; encoded by the coding sequence ATGTTCGCTGTCTACGCCGCCCGAATCGACCGCGACAACCCGCTCTCGGGACTGGAGTCGGGGGAGCGCCCGGCCCCCGAAGCCCGCCCGGGTTGGAGCGTCGTCGACGTCAAGGCCGCTTCCCTCAATCACCATGACCTCTGGTCCCTGCGCGGCGTAGGCCTCGCGGAGGACAAGCTGCCGATGATCCTCGGCTGTGACGCAGCCGGTGTCGACGAGGACGGCAACGAGGTCGTCCTGCACTCCGTCATCGGGCAGAGCGGGCACGGTATCGGCCCCAAGGAGCCCCGCTCCATCCTCACCGAGCGCTATCAGGGGACGTTCGCCGAGCAGGTTGCCGTGCCGACCTGGAACATCCTCCCCAAGCCGAAGGAGCTGTCCTTCGCGGAGGCCGCCTGTCTGCCCACGGCCTGGTTGACGGCGTATCGGATGCTGTTCACGAATGCCGGCGTCCGGCCCGGAGACTCCGTGCTGGTGCAGGGTGCGGGCGGAGGCGTCGCCACGGCCGCGATCGTGCTGGGGAAGGCCGCAGGGCTGCGGGTCTTCGCCACCAGCCGGGACGAGGCCAAGCGGAAGCGTGCCGTGGAACTCGGGGCCGTGGAGGCGCTGGAGTCGGGCGCGCGGCTGCCGCAGCGGGTGGACGCCGTCATCGAGACGGTGGGCGCGGCCACGTGGTCGCACTCCGTCAAGTCGCTCAAGCCGGGCGGCACGGTGGTCATCTCCGGTGCCACGAGCGGCGACCGCCCCTCGCACGCCGAACTGACCAGGATCTTCTTCCTCGAGCTCAAGGTCGTCGGCTCGACCATGGGGACCAAGGACGAGCTGGAGGATCTGCTCGCGTTCTGCGCGGCCACGGGGGTGCGGCCCGTGATCGACGAGGTGCTCCCGATGGACCGTGCGCGTGAGGGCTTCCAACGGGTGGAGTCCGGTGAGCAGTTCGGGAAGGTCGTGCTCACCAACGGCTGA
- a CDS encoding DUF6104 family protein: MYFTDRGIEELEKRRGEEEVTFEWLAEQLRTFVDLNPDFEVPVERLATWLARLDDEDDE, from the coding sequence ATGTACTTCACGGACCGTGGCATCGAGGAACTGGAGAAGCGGCGCGGCGAGGAGGAAGTCACCTTCGAGTGGCTCGCCGAGCAGCTGAGGACGTTCGTCGACCTCAATCCCGACTTCGAGGTGCCGGTGGAGCGACTGGCCACGTGGCTGGCCCGGTTGGACGACGAGGACGACGAGTAG
- a CDS encoding CGNR zinc finger domain-containing protein translates to MELAYYSDYAVRLVNSEDPARGKDTLTSVEAVRDLFGGYGTGARRATDADVTRFRSVRTRLRSVFEAADDGDETLAVDLLNSLLLEFPVSPQISGHDFRDDDGRPLWHMHLADHPSNATAGYAAIAAMGLAFHLTEYGVDRLGLCEAAPCRNAYLDTSTNRSRRYCSDRCATRANVAAYRARKRLEADRSGKTGRTADSAQRAAASGER, encoded by the coding sequence GTGGAACTGGCCTATTACTCGGACTACGCCGTACGTCTGGTCAACAGCGAGGACCCGGCCCGCGGCAAGGACACCCTGACCTCGGTGGAGGCCGTCCGCGATCTGTTCGGCGGCTACGGCACGGGCGCCCGCCGCGCCACCGACGCCGACGTCACCCGGTTCCGTTCGGTCCGGACCCGGCTGCGGTCGGTCTTCGAGGCGGCGGACGACGGCGACGAGACGCTCGCGGTGGACCTGCTGAACTCGCTCCTGCTGGAGTTCCCGGTGAGCCCGCAGATCTCCGGGCACGACTTCCGCGACGACGACGGCCGCCCGCTGTGGCACATGCACCTGGCGGACCACCCGTCCAACGCCACCGCCGGGTACGCGGCGATCGCGGCGATGGGCCTGGCGTTCCACCTCACCGAGTACGGCGTGGACCGGCTGGGCCTGTGCGAGGCGGCCCCCTGCCGCAACGCCTATCTGGACACCTCGACCAACCGCTCCCGGCGTTACTGCTCCGACCGCTGCGCCACCCGCGCCAACGTGGCCGCCTACCGGGCCCGCAAACGCCTGGAGGCCGACCGGTCGGGGAAGACGGGCCGCACGGCCGACAGCGCCCAGCGCGCGGCGGCCAGCGGCGAGCGCTGA
- a CDS encoding Clp protease N-terminal domain-containing protein codes for MFERFTKDARAVVMGAVEHAEGAGAGSVEAEHLLLALLDREAGRASFALAALGLAERGDAVREALGEARRRAGLSQADAEALAGLGIDVSEIVARVEEVHGVGAMSGDRKDKGWWSGRRSFGRGAKEILEKALRIAVARRDRHIGDEHILLALTVRPGVPGEVLADHGVTYESVARVLYGGGEAKAG; via the coding sequence ATGTTCGAGCGGTTCACGAAGGACGCCCGGGCGGTGGTCATGGGTGCGGTCGAACACGCCGAGGGGGCCGGGGCGGGTTCCGTGGAGGCCGAGCACCTGCTGCTGGCGCTGCTGGACCGGGAGGCCGGCCGGGCCTCCTTCGCCCTGGCCGCTCTCGGGCTCGCCGAGCGTGGGGACGCCGTACGGGAGGCGCTGGGCGAGGCGCGGCGGCGGGCCGGGCTGTCCCAGGCGGACGCCGAGGCGCTGGCCGGGCTGGGGATCGACGTCTCGGAGATCGTCGCCCGGGTCGAGGAGGTGCACGGGGTCGGGGCGATGTCCGGCGACCGGAAGGACAAGGGGTGGTGGTCCGGGCGGCGCTCCTTCGGGCGGGGTGCCAAGGAGATCCTGGAGAAGGCGCTCCGTATCGCTGTGGCCCGGCGGGACCGACATATCGGTGACGAGCACATCCTGCTGGCCCTGACCGTCAGGCCGGGGGTGCCGGGGGAGGTCCTCGCCGACCACGGGGTGACCTACGAGTCGGTCGCGCGTGTCCTCTACGGCGGGGGAGAGGCGAAGGCCGGCTGA
- a CDS encoding ABC transporter substrate-binding protein — protein MTASSTRRTTTARTRTAAVGAIAVAGALILTGCGDQTDSGGSTKESASSSKAPLFDKLPAKIQKAGVIKVGTNAEYAPMEYQEGGKIVGVDPDIAAALSKQLGVEFQFTSGSFDGLISSLNSGRYDVAMSSITDTKARQEGLDDKGKKLGPGVDFVDYFTAGTAIYVQKGNPKKIGSIEDLCGQKVAVQHGTTYEQALQKQSKACTTAGKKKLDIEAFDNDTEAQTRVKSGGAVAGVNDYPVAVDIARKADGGNAFEVVGEQVDAGPFGIAVNKENKELTSALEAAVNAIIKDGTYKKVLDKWGAQTGAVDKSAVNGGK, from the coding sequence ATGACCGCAAGCTCCACCCGTCGTACGACCACCGCGCGCACCAGGACAGCCGCGGTAGGTGCGATCGCGGTCGCAGGCGCCCTGATTCTCACCGGTTGCGGTGACCAGACGGACAGCGGCGGCAGCACCAAGGAGTCGGCGTCGTCCAGCAAGGCCCCGCTGTTCGACAAGCTGCCCGCGAAGATCCAGAAGGCGGGTGTCATCAAGGTCGGCACCAACGCCGAGTACGCGCCCATGGAGTACCAGGAGGGCGGCAAGATCGTCGGTGTCGACCCCGACATCGCGGCCGCGCTGAGCAAGCAGCTGGGTGTGGAGTTCCAGTTCACCTCGGGCTCCTTCGACGGCCTGATCAGCTCCCTGAACTCCGGGCGCTACGACGTCGCCATGTCCTCCATCACGGACACCAAGGCGCGCCAGGAGGGTCTGGACGACAAGGGCAAGAAGCTGGGCCCGGGTGTCGACTTCGTCGACTACTTCACGGCCGGCACCGCCATCTACGTCCAGAAGGGCAACCCGAAGAAGATCGGCTCGATCGAGGACCTCTGCGGTCAGAAGGTCGCCGTGCAGCACGGCACGACCTACGAGCAGGCCCTGCAGAAGCAGTCCAAGGCGTGCACGACGGCCGGCAAGAAGAAGCTCGACATCGAGGCCTTCGACAACGACACCGAGGCGCAGACCCGCGTGAAGTCGGGCGGCGCGGTCGCGGGCGTCAACGACTACCCGGTCGCCGTCGACATCGCCCGCAAGGCCGATGGCGGCAACGCCTTCGAGGTCGTCGGCGAGCAGGTCGACGCCGGGCCGTTCGGCATCGCCGTGAACAAGGAGAACAAGGAGCTCACGAGCGCCCTCGAGGCGGCCGTGAACGCCATCATCAAGGACGGCACGTACAAGAAGGTCCTGGACAAGTGGGGCGCCCAGACCGGTGCCGTCGACAAGTCCGCCGTCAATGGCGGCAAGTGA
- a CDS encoding class I SAM-dependent methyltransferase, with protein MTTGVGTDWQAWQESWDRQQEWYMPDREERFRVMLDMVEALVGPRPRVLDLACGTGTITARLLARFPEATSIGVDLDPALLTIAEGTFADDERVTLVTADLKDPDWPARLPYDAYDAVLTATALHWLHSEPLAALYGRIAELVRDGGVFMNADHMIDETTPRINAAERAQRHAHMDQAKRDGALDWAAWWQVAAEDPVLAGPTARRFEIYGEHADGDMPSAAWHARVLREKGFGEARPVWCSPSDTLLLALK; from the coding sequence ATGACGACGGGTGTCGGCACCGACTGGCAGGCCTGGCAGGAGAGCTGGGACCGGCAGCAGGAGTGGTACATGCCGGACCGCGAGGAGCGGTTCCGGGTGATGCTCGACATGGTCGAGGCCCTCGTCGGGCCCCGGCCGCGCGTGCTCGACCTCGCGTGCGGCACGGGAACCATCACGGCCAGGCTGCTCGCCCGGTTCCCCGAGGCCACCAGCATCGGCGTGGACCTCGACCCGGCGCTCCTCACCATCGCCGAGGGCACGTTCGCGGACGACGAGCGGGTCACCCTCGTGACGGCCGATCTCAAGGACCCCGACTGGCCCGCGAGGCTGCCGTACGACGCGTACGACGCCGTCCTGACCGCCACGGCCCTGCACTGGCTGCACAGCGAACCCCTCGCGGCCCTCTACGGCCGGATCGCGGAACTCGTCCGCGACGGCGGTGTCTTCATGAACGCGGACCACATGATCGACGAGACCACGCCCCGGATCAACGCGGCCGAACGCGCGCAGCGCCACGCGCACATGGATCAGGCCAAGCGGGACGGCGCCCTCGACTGGGCCGCATGGTGGCAGGTCGCCGCCGAGGACCCCGTCCTCGCCGGGCCGACGGCGCGCCGCTTCGAGATCTACGGCGAGCACGCCGACGGGGACATGCCGTCCGCCGCGTGGCACGCGCGCGTGCTGCGCGAGAAGGGCTTCGGGGAGGCCCGGCCGGTGTGGTGCTCCCCCTCGGACACGCTGCTGCTCGCGCTCAAGTAG
- the sodN gene encoding superoxide dismutase, Ni, with amino-acid sequence MLSRLFAPKVKVSAHCDLPCGVYDPAQARIEAESVKAVQEKMAANDDPHFQARATVIKEQRAELAKHHVSVLWSDYFKPPHFEKYPELHQLVNDALKALSAAKGSTDPATGQKALDYIAQIDKIFWETKKA; translated from the coding sequence ATGCTTTCCCGCCTGTTTGCCCCCAAGGTCAAGGTCAGCGCACACTGCGACCTGCCCTGCGGTGTGTACGACCCGGCCCAGGCCCGCATCGAGGCGGAGTCGGTGAAGGCCGTGCAGGAGAAGATGGCCGCCAACGACGACCCGCACTTCCAGGCGCGTGCCACGGTCATCAAGGAGCAGCGCGCCGAGCTCGCGAAGCACCACGTTTCCGTGCTCTGGAGCGACTACTTCAAGCCCCCGCACTTCGAGAAGTACCCGGAGCTGCACCAGCTGGTCAACGACGCCCTCAAGGCCCTCTCGGCCGCCAAGGGTTCGACCGACCCGGCCACCGGTCAGAAGGCTCTGGACTACATCGCCCAGATCGACAAGATCTTCTGGGAGACCAAGAAGGCCTGA
- a CDS encoding DUF4097 family beta strand repeat-containing protein — MPEWSVTEPRKLTFDEPVRELHVRIVNGTVNVVGTDEGSARLEVSQIEGPPLVVTQEAGTLTVAYEDLPWKGFLKWLDRKGWRRSAVVSLAVPADTRVEVGVVSAAAVVSGMRGPSVVKGVNGDTTLVGLSGPVRADTVSGNLEAQAVTGDLRFNSVSGDLTVVEGSGPSVRADSVSGSMIVDLDPEGPTDVRLTSVSGEIAIRLPQPADAEVEANTASGTISNAFDGLRVHGQWGAHKVTGRLGAGTGKLRATTVSGSIALLRRPPREDEEERWETDPFVKDRGTGAGPADAADPVAGEAGASGDNSLSGPADDRDLTDDHDPTDDPTDEPTRAPADGTTDKKVL, encoded by the coding sequence ATGCCCGAGTGGTCCGTCACGGAGCCCAGGAAGCTCACCTTCGACGAGCCCGTACGCGAACTCCACGTGCGCATCGTCAACGGAACGGTGAACGTGGTGGGCACGGACGAAGGTTCCGCACGCCTGGAGGTGTCCCAGATCGAGGGACCGCCTCTGGTCGTCACCCAGGAGGCCGGCACCCTCACGGTGGCCTACGAGGACCTGCCCTGGAAGGGCTTCCTCAAGTGGCTCGACCGCAAGGGCTGGCGGCGCAGCGCGGTCGTCTCGCTGGCCGTGCCGGCCGACACCCGCGTCGAGGTGGGTGTGGTCAGCGCCGCGGCCGTCGTGTCGGGGATGCGCGGCCCGTCGGTGGTGAAGGGGGTCAACGGCGACACGACCCTCGTCGGCCTCTCCGGCCCCGTCCGCGCCGACACCGTCTCCGGAAACCTGGAGGCCCAGGCTGTCACCGGTGACCTGCGTTTCAACTCGGTCTCCGGGGATCTCACCGTCGTGGAGGGCTCCGGCCCGTCCGTGCGGGCCGACTCGGTCAGCGGCTCGATGATCGTGGACCTCGATCCGGAGGGCCCCACCGACGTCCGGCTGACCAGCGTCTCGGGCGAGATCGCCATCCGGCTCCCCCAGCCCGCGGACGCGGAGGTGGAGGCCAACACCGCGAGCGGGACGATCTCCAACGCCTTCGACGGCCTGCGCGTGCACGGCCAATGGGGCGCCCACAAGGTCACGGGCCGCCTCGGCGCCGGAACCGGCAAGCTCCGCGCGACCACCGTCTCCGGCTCCATCGCCCTCCTGCGCCGCCCACCCCGGGAGGACGAGGAGGAGCGGTGGGAGACGGATCCTTTCGTGAAGGACAGGGGCACGGGGGCCGGACCGGCCGACGCCGCCGACCCGGTGGCCGGCGAGGCCGGCGCCTCGGGGGACAATTCCCTTTCCGGCCCGGCCGACGACCGTGACCTCACGGACGACCACGACCCCACGGACGACCCGACGGACGAGCCCACCCGCGCCCCGGCCGACGGCACGACCGACAAGAAGGTGCTCTGA
- a CDS encoding amino acid ABC transporter ATP-binding protein, with product MTAMVKAESVHKSFGLVEVLKGIDLEVKTGEVFCLIGPSGSGKSTFLRCINHLEKVNAGRLYVDGELVGYRQKGDKLYELKDSEVALQRRDIGMVFQRFNLFPHMTAVENVMEAPVQVKGTGRTQARERARELLEKVGLADKAGSYPAQLSGGQQQRVAIARALAMDPKLMLFDEPTSALDPELVGDVLDVMRDLAESGMTMVVVTHEMGFAREVGDSLVFMDGGVVVESGDPREVLTNPQHERTQAFLSKVL from the coding sequence ATGACCGCCATGGTGAAGGCCGAGAGCGTCCACAAGTCCTTCGGCCTGGTGGAGGTCCTCAAGGGCATCGACCTGGAGGTGAAGACCGGCGAGGTCTTCTGCCTCATCGGCCCCTCGGGCTCCGGCAAGTCGACCTTCCTCAGGTGCATCAACCACCTGGAGAAGGTCAACGCCGGCCGGCTCTACGTCGACGGCGAGCTGGTCGGCTACCGCCAGAAGGGCGACAAGCTGTACGAGCTCAAGGACAGCGAGGTCGCGCTGCAGCGCCGGGACATCGGCATGGTGTTCCAGCGGTTCAACCTGTTCCCGCACATGACGGCCGTCGAGAACGTCATGGAGGCACCCGTCCAGGTCAAGGGCACGGGCCGGACCCAGGCCCGGGAGCGGGCGCGTGAGCTCCTGGAGAAGGTGGGCCTGGCCGACAAGGCGGGCAGCTACCCCGCCCAGCTCTCCGGCGGCCAGCAGCAGCGCGTGGCGATCGCCCGGGCGCTCGCGATGGACCCGAAGCTGATGCTGTTCGACGAGCCGACCTCGGCGCTCGACCCGGAGCTGGTCGGTGACGTCCTCGACGTCATGCGCGACCTCGCCGAGTCCGGCATGACGATGGTCGTCGTCACCCACGAGATGGGCTTCGCCCGCGAGGTCGGCGACAGCCTCGTCTTCATGGACGGCGGCGTGGTCGTGGAGTCCGGCGACCCTCGCGAGGTCCTGACGAACCCTCAGCACGAGCGCACGCAGGCCTTCCTGTCGAAGGTGCTCTAG
- a CDS encoding NAD(P)-dependent malic enzyme, whose translation MAAEIVNPRSDSDTGQDGGAEPLDSIDPAFALHRGGKMAVQATVPVRDKDDLSLAYTPGVAKVCSAIAEQPDLVHDYTWKSSVVAVVTDGTAVLGLGDIGPEASLPVMEGKAILFKQFGGVDAVPLALACTDVDEIIETVVRLAPSFGGVNLEDISAPRCFEIERRLQERLDIPVFHDDQHGTAVVTLAALRNAARLSGRSIGDLRAVISGAGAAGVAIAKMLVEAGIGDVAVADRKGVVSADRDDLTSVKRELAGFTNKAGLSGSLEDALAGADVFIGVSGGTVAESAVASMAEGAFVFAMANPNPEVHPDVAHKYAAVVATGRSDFPNQINNVLAFPGIFAGALQVRASRITEGMKIAAAEALASVVGDDLAADYVIPSPFDERVAPAVTAAVAAAARAEGVARR comes from the coding sequence GTGGCAGCGGAGATCGTCAATCCTCGCAGCGACAGCGATACGGGACAGGACGGAGGGGCGGAGCCCCTCGATTCCATCGACCCCGCGTTCGCGCTGCACCGCGGCGGCAAAATGGCTGTGCAGGCCACCGTGCCGGTCCGTGACAAGGACGACCTGTCCCTCGCGTACACACCCGGCGTGGCGAAGGTGTGCAGCGCCATCGCCGAGCAGCCGGACCTCGTCCACGACTACACGTGGAAGTCGTCGGTCGTCGCCGTCGTGACGGACGGTACGGCCGTGCTGGGGCTCGGTGACATCGGGCCCGAGGCCTCCCTCCCGGTCATGGAGGGCAAGGCGATCCTGTTCAAGCAGTTCGGCGGCGTGGACGCGGTTCCGCTCGCGCTGGCCTGCACGGACGTCGACGAGATCATCGAGACGGTGGTCCGACTCGCGCCGTCCTTCGGCGGCGTGAACCTCGAGGACATCTCGGCTCCTCGGTGCTTCGAGATCGAGCGGCGGCTCCAGGAGCGGCTCGACATTCCCGTGTTCCACGACGACCAGCACGGGACCGCGGTCGTGACGCTGGCGGCACTGCGGAACGCCGCGCGGCTGAGCGGGCGGTCGATCGGGGATCTTCGTGCGGTGATCTCCGGTGCGGGTGCGGCGGGCGTGGCCATCGCCAAGATGCTCGTCGAGGCGGGCATCGGGGATGTCGCCGTCGCCGACCGCAAGGGTGTCGTGTCCGCCGACCGGGACGACCTCACGTCCGTGAAGCGGGAACTGGCCGGGTTCACGAACAAGGCGGGGCTGTCGGGGTCCCTGGAGGACGCGCTCGCGGGTGCGGACGTCTTCATCGGCGTGTCCGGCGGTACGGTCGCGGAGTCCGCGGTCGCTTCCATGGCGGAGGGGGCCTTCGTGTTCGCGATGGCCAACCCGAACCCCGAGGTGCACCCGGATGTCGCGCACAAGTACGCGGCCGTGGTGGCCACCGGGCGGTCCGACTTCCCGAACCAGATCAACAACGTGCTGGCGTTTCCGGGGATCTTCGCGGGGGCGCTGCAGGTGCGGGCCTCGCGGATCACGGAGGGCATGAAGATCGCGGCGGCCGAGGCGCTGGCCTCGGTGGTCGGGGACGATCTGGCGGCGGACTACGTGATCCCCTCCCCGTTCGACGAGCGGGTGGCTCCGGCCGTGACGGCGGCGGTCGCCGCGGCGGCTCGGGCTGAGGGTGTCGCTCGCCGCTGA